In a single window of the Procambarus clarkii isolate CNS0578487 chromosome 51, FALCON_Pclarkii_2.0, whole genome shotgun sequence genome:
- the LOC123774630 gene encoding mid1-interacting protein 1A isoform X5: MPSQPKRQVALQTNTMLYNSVDNYYPAGTDDNSSVRMNKHDELSDFSSQSILCAMDRFVKAVNNMNETVMVPCRLLDVDVDPVKASHKVPTILRGGGNPYNFYTVLNSVKNDLIWGPTSNDDDDNENGTVSTPVTNTARWSDTSSVVPSTGHVKGHMRRQSTLSMISMSSNTSDGESEGGCDVSEGGDSGVEGEEGSDVATNVMDSLRTHLMGLHSCLNHLTDMATYITDRYQEEVNA; encoded by the exons ATGCCTAGCCAACCTAAGCGCCAAGTGGCTCTCCAAACTAACACAATGCTGTACAACTCTGTTGATAACTACTACCCCGCTGGTACTGACGATAACAG CAGCGTGAGGATGAACAAGCACGACGAGTTATCAGACTTCTCCTCCCAGTCTATCCTGTGCGCCATGGACCGCTTTGTGAAAGCAGTCAACAACATGAACGAAACTGTCATGGTACCTTGCAG ATTGCTGGATGTGGATGTTGATCCTGTGAAGGCATCACACAAGGTACCAACTATTCTGCGTGGGGGCGGCAACCCTTACAACTTCTACACTGTGCTCAACTCGGTCAAGAATGACCTTATCTGGGGTCCCACCTCTAATGACGATGACGACAACGAGAACGGCACAGTATCGACTCCAGTAACCAACACAGCAAGATGGTCCGACACATCCTCAGTCGTCCCTAGCACTGGTCACGTGAAAGGTCACATGCGACGACAGAGCACCCTCTCCATGATATCCATGTCCTCCAACACCTCAGATGGCGAGAGCGAAGGTGGGTGTGATGTGAGCGAGGGTGGAGACTCGGGCGTGGAGGGTGAGGAAGGTAGTGATGTTGCTACCAACGTGATGGACTCCCTCAGAACACACCTGATGGGCCTGCATTCGTGTCTCAACCACCTCACGGACATGGCCACCTACATCACAGATCGCTACCAGGAAGAGGTGAACGCGTAG
- the LOC123774630 gene encoding mid1-interacting protein 1A isoform X3: MPSQPKRQVALQTNTMLYNSVDNYYPAGTDDNSVRMNKHDELSDFSSQSILCAMDRFVKAVNNMNETVMVPCRLLDVDVDPVKASHKVPTILRGGGNPYNFYTVLNSVKNDLIWGPTSNDDDDNENGTVSTPVTNTARWSDTSSVVPSTGHVKGHMRRQSTLSMISMSSNTSDGESEGGCDVSEGGDSGVEGEEGSDVATNVMDSLRTHLMGLHSCLNHLTDMATYITDRYQEEVNA, encoded by the exons ATGCCTAGCCAACCTAAGCGCCAAGTGGCTCTCCAAACTAACACAATGCTGTACAACTCTGTTGATAACTACTACCCCGCTGGTACTGACGATAACAG CGTGAGGATGAACAAGCACGACGAGTTATCAGACTTCTCCTCCCAGTCTATCCTGTGCGCCATGGACCGCTTTGTGAAAGCAGTCAACAACATGAACGAAACTGTCATGGTACCTTGCAG ATTGCTGGATGTGGATGTTGATCCTGTGAAGGCATCACACAAGGTACCAACTATTCTGCGTGGGGGCGGCAACCCTTACAACTTCTACACTGTGCTCAACTCGGTCAAGAATGACCTTATCTGGGGTCCCACCTCTAATGACGATGACGACAACGAGAACGGCACAGTATCGACTCCAGTAACCAACACAGCAAGATGGTCCGACACATCCTCAGTCGTCCCTAGCACTGGTCACGTGAAAGGTCACATGCGACGACAGAGCACCCTCTCCATGATATCCATGTCCTCCAACACCTCAGATGGCGAGAGCGAAGGTGGGTGTGATGTGAGCGAGGGTGGAGACTCGGGCGTGGAGGGTGAGGAAGGTAGTGATGTTGCTACCAACGTGATGGACTCCCTCAGAACACACCTGATGGGCCTGCATTCGTGTCTCAACCACCTCACGGACATGGCCACCTACATCACAGATCGCTACCAGGAAGAGGTGAACGCGTAG
- the LOC123774630 gene encoding mid1-interacting protein 1A isoform X4: MFKKPQAVKLNGTYGTSSSVRMNKHDELSDFSSQSILCAMDRFVKAVNNMNETVMVPCRLLDVDVDPVKASHKVPTILRGGGNPYNFYTVLNSVKNDLIWGPTSNDDDDNENGTVSTPVTNTARWSDTSSVVPSTGHVKGHMRRQSTLSMISMSSNTSDGESEGGCDVSEGGDSGVEGEEGSDVATNVMDSLRTHLMGLHSCLNHLTDMATYITDRYQEEVNA; this comes from the exons ATGTTCAAAAAGCCTCAAGCAGTTAAACTTAACGGCACTTACGGCACCTCGAG CAGCGTGAGGATGAACAAGCACGACGAGTTATCAGACTTCTCCTCCCAGTCTATCCTGTGCGCCATGGACCGCTTTGTGAAAGCAGTCAACAACATGAACGAAACTGTCATGGTACCTTGCAG ATTGCTGGATGTGGATGTTGATCCTGTGAAGGCATCACACAAGGTACCAACTATTCTGCGTGGGGGCGGCAACCCTTACAACTTCTACACTGTGCTCAACTCGGTCAAGAATGACCTTATCTGGGGTCCCACCTCTAATGACGATGACGACAACGAGAACGGCACAGTATCGACTCCAGTAACCAACACAGCAAGATGGTCCGACACATCCTCAGTCGTCCCTAGCACTGGTCACGTGAAAGGTCACATGCGACGACAGAGCACCCTCTCCATGATATCCATGTCCTCCAACACCTCAGATGGCGAGAGCGAAGGTGGGTGTGATGTGAGCGAGGGTGGAGACTCGGGCGTGGAGGGTGAGGAAGGTAGTGATGTTGCTACCAACGTGATGGACTCCCTCAGAACACACCTGATGGGCCTGCATTCGTGTCTCAACCACCTCACGGACATGGCCACCTACATCACAGATCGCTACCAGGAAGAGGTGAACGCGTAG
- the LOC123774630 gene encoding mid1-interacting protein 1A isoform X6: MFKKPQAVKLNGTYGTSSVRMNKHDELSDFSSQSILCAMDRFVKAVNNMNETVMVPCRLLDVDVDPVKASHKVPTILRGGGNPYNFYTVLNSVKNDLIWGPTSNDDDDNENGTVSTPVTNTARWSDTSSVVPSTGHVKGHMRRQSTLSMISMSSNTSDGESEGGCDVSEGGDSGVEGEEGSDVATNVMDSLRTHLMGLHSCLNHLTDMATYITDRYQEEVNA, translated from the exons ATGTTCAAAAAGCCTCAAGCAGTTAAACTTAACGGCACTTACGGCACCTCGAG CGTGAGGATGAACAAGCACGACGAGTTATCAGACTTCTCCTCCCAGTCTATCCTGTGCGCCATGGACCGCTTTGTGAAAGCAGTCAACAACATGAACGAAACTGTCATGGTACCTTGCAG ATTGCTGGATGTGGATGTTGATCCTGTGAAGGCATCACACAAGGTACCAACTATTCTGCGTGGGGGCGGCAACCCTTACAACTTCTACACTGTGCTCAACTCGGTCAAGAATGACCTTATCTGGGGTCCCACCTCTAATGACGATGACGACAACGAGAACGGCACAGTATCGACTCCAGTAACCAACACAGCAAGATGGTCCGACACATCCTCAGTCGTCCCTAGCACTGGTCACGTGAAAGGTCACATGCGACGACAGAGCACCCTCTCCATGATATCCATGTCCTCCAACACCTCAGATGGCGAGAGCGAAGGTGGGTGTGATGTGAGCGAGGGTGGAGACTCGGGCGTGGAGGGTGAGGAAGGTAGTGATGTTGCTACCAACGTGATGGACTCCCTCAGAACACACCTGATGGGCCTGCATTCGTGTCTCAACCACCTCACGGACATGGCCACCTACATCACAGATCGCTACCAGGAAGAGGTGAACGCGTAG
- the LOC123774630 gene encoding mid1-interacting protein 1-like isoform X1, with protein MRYRTRLQLAWEERRRVGADAGGLREFYTKIRQDGEERKSNLQRSQVLFSARNVVSSVRMNKHDELSDFSSQSILCAMDRFVKAVNNMNETVMVPCRLLDVDVDPVKASHKVPTILRGGGNPYNFYTVLNSVKNDLIWGPTSNDDDDNENGTVSTPVTNTARWSDTSSVVPSTGHVKGHMRRQSTLSMISMSSNTSDGESEGGCDVSEGGDSGVEGEEGSDVATNVMDSLRTHLMGLHSCLNHLTDMATYITDRYQEEVNA; from the exons ATGAGGTATAGAACAAGGCTACAGCTCGCGTGGGAGGAGAGGCGCAGAGTCGGAGCAGACGCTGGTGGACTGAGAGAGTTCTACACCAAAATTCGACAAGACGGAGAGGAACGTAAAAGTAATTTACAGAGATCACAAGTGCTATTTTCAGCCAGGAATGTTGTCAG CAGCGTGAGGATGAACAAGCACGACGAGTTATCAGACTTCTCCTCCCAGTCTATCCTGTGCGCCATGGACCGCTTTGTGAAAGCAGTCAACAACATGAACGAAACTGTCATGGTACCTTGCAG ATTGCTGGATGTGGATGTTGATCCTGTGAAGGCATCACACAAGGTACCAACTATTCTGCGTGGGGGCGGCAACCCTTACAACTTCTACACTGTGCTCAACTCGGTCAAGAATGACCTTATCTGGGGTCCCACCTCTAATGACGATGACGACAACGAGAACGGCACAGTATCGACTCCAGTAACCAACACAGCAAGATGGTCCGACACATCCTCAGTCGTCCCTAGCACTGGTCACGTGAAAGGTCACATGCGACGACAGAGCACCCTCTCCATGATATCCATGTCCTCCAACACCTCAGATGGCGAGAGCGAAGGTGGGTGTGATGTGAGCGAGGGTGGAGACTCGGGCGTGGAGGGTGAGGAAGGTAGTGATGTTGCTACCAACGTGATGGACTCCCTCAGAACACACCTGATGGGCCTGCATTCGTGTCTCAACCACCTCACGGACATGGCCACCTACATCACAGATCGCTACCAGGAAGAGGTGAACGCGTAG
- the LOC123774630 gene encoding mid1-interacting protein 1-like isoform X2 has product MRYRTRLQLAWEERRRVGADAGGLREFYTKIRQDGEERKSNLQRSQVLFSARNVVSVRMNKHDELSDFSSQSILCAMDRFVKAVNNMNETVMVPCRLLDVDVDPVKASHKVPTILRGGGNPYNFYTVLNSVKNDLIWGPTSNDDDDNENGTVSTPVTNTARWSDTSSVVPSTGHVKGHMRRQSTLSMISMSSNTSDGESEGGCDVSEGGDSGVEGEEGSDVATNVMDSLRTHLMGLHSCLNHLTDMATYITDRYQEEVNA; this is encoded by the exons ATGAGGTATAGAACAAGGCTACAGCTCGCGTGGGAGGAGAGGCGCAGAGTCGGAGCAGACGCTGGTGGACTGAGAGAGTTCTACACCAAAATTCGACAAGACGGAGAGGAACGTAAAAGTAATTTACAGAGATCACAAGTGCTATTTTCAGCCAGGAATGTTGTCAG CGTGAGGATGAACAAGCACGACGAGTTATCAGACTTCTCCTCCCAGTCTATCCTGTGCGCCATGGACCGCTTTGTGAAAGCAGTCAACAACATGAACGAAACTGTCATGGTACCTTGCAG ATTGCTGGATGTGGATGTTGATCCTGTGAAGGCATCACACAAGGTACCAACTATTCTGCGTGGGGGCGGCAACCCTTACAACTTCTACACTGTGCTCAACTCGGTCAAGAATGACCTTATCTGGGGTCCCACCTCTAATGACGATGACGACAACGAGAACGGCACAGTATCGACTCCAGTAACCAACACAGCAAGATGGTCCGACACATCCTCAGTCGTCCCTAGCACTGGTCACGTGAAAGGTCACATGCGACGACAGAGCACCCTCTCCATGATATCCATGTCCTCCAACACCTCAGATGGCGAGAGCGAAGGTGGGTGTGATGTGAGCGAGGGTGGAGACTCGGGCGTGGAGGGTGAGGAAGGTAGTGATGTTGCTACCAACGTGATGGACTCCCTCAGAACACACCTGATGGGCCTGCATTCGTGTCTCAACCACCTCACGGACATGGCCACCTACATCACAGATCGCTACCAGGAAGAGGTGAACGCGTAG